One genomic segment of Phalacrocorax carbo chromosome Z, bPhaCar2.1, whole genome shotgun sequence includes these proteins:
- the CRHBP gene encoding corticotropin-releasing factor-binding protein isoform X6 produces the protein MRLVSLLYSAVFSPPLTAAGISSLLYLSRHLQAPSTRWRISTTGQVRDAGEDEPFLLLSEDMKRELTAGQIYRRSLRCIDMLSIEGQFTFTAEQPQLHCATFFIGEPEELITIDYDFVNIDCQRGDFLKVFDGWILKGEKFPSSLDHPLTTSQRYVDFCESGNIQRSIRSSQNVAMIIFRIHQPGNGFTITVKKNANLFPCNVISQTPSGRFTMVIPHQNRNCSFSIIYPVVIKISDLILGHLNGLFLKKPSAGCAGVGDFVELLGGTGLDPSKMFPLADLCHSFHGSAQMKIGCDNTVLRMVSSGKHINRVTFEYHQLDLQETENRKENSIEEFCFPSI, from the exons ATGAGGCTTGTTTCACTACTCTATTCAGCTGTATtttctccacctctgacagcaGCTGGGATCTCTTCTCTGCTATATCTGTCAAGACACCTACAAGCTCCAAGCACAAGGTGGAGGATTTCCACCACAGGGCAG GTGAGGGACGCTGGTGAAGATGAGCCCTTCCTACTCCTCAGTGAAGACATGAAGCGAGAGCTGACTGCAGGGCAGATCTACCGGCGGTCACTCC GGTGCATTGACATGCTGAGTATAGAGGGGCAGTTCACCTTCACTGCAGAGCAACCGCAGCTGCACTGTGCGACTTTCTTCATCGGGGAGCCCGAGGAACTCATCACAATAGACTACGACTTTGTAAACATTGACTGCCAACGGGGCGATTTCCTGAAG GTATTTGATGGCTGGATACTAAAAGGAGAGAAATTTCCCAGTTCCTTGGACCATCCCCTCACCACTTCCCAAAGATATGTAGACTTTTGTGAAAGTGGCAATATTCAGAGGAGCATCAGGTCATCGCAGAATGTGGCAATGATCATCTTCAGGATTCATCAGCCAGGCAATGGATTTACCATCACAGTCAAGAAGAATGCCAACCTCTTCC CTTGCAATGTCATCTCTCAGACTCCCTCGGGAAGGTTTACCATGGTCATTCCTCATCAGAATAGAAACTGCAGCTTCTCCATAATCTACCCAGTGGTGATAAAAATATCTGATCTTATTCTGGGACATTTAAATGGCCTCTTTTTAAAG AAACCATCAGCAGGCTGTGCAGGAGTTGGAGACTTTGTAGAGCTGCTAGGAGGAACTGGTTTGGACCCATCCAAAATGTTTCCACTAGCTGATCTCTGTCACTCCTTTCATGGGTCTG CCCAAATGAAGATTGGCTGTGACAATACCGTGCTGCGAATGGTCTCCAGTGGCAAACACATCAACCGTGTGACATTTGAGTATCATCAACTTGATTtgcaggaaacagaaaacagaaaggagaacAGTATTGAGGAATTCTGCTTTCCTAGTATCTGA
- the CRHBP gene encoding corticotropin-releasing factor-binding protein isoform X5 has translation MRLVSLLYSAVFSPPLTAAGISSLLYLSRHLQAPSTRWRISTTGQFQCHFVLIFLAASKGETRYLEVRDAGEDEPFLLLSEDMKRELTAGQIYRRSLRCIDMLSIEGQFTFTAEQPQLHCATFFIGEPEELITIDYDFVNIDCQRGDFLKVFDGWILKGEKFPSSLDHPLTTSQRYVDFCESGNIQRSIRSSQNVAMIIFRIHQPGNGFTITVKKNANLFPCNVISQTPSGRFTMVIPHQNRNCSFSIIYPVVIKISDLILGHLNGLFLKKPSAGCAGVGDFVELLGGTGLDPSKMFPLADLCHSFHGSAQMKIGCDNTVLRMVSSGKHINRVTFEYHQLDLQETENRKENSIEEFCFPSI, from the exons ATGAGGCTTGTTTCACTACTCTATTCAGCTGTATtttctccacctctgacagcaGCTGGGATCTCTTCTCTGCTATATCTGTCAAGACACCTACAAGCTCCAAGCACAAGGTGGAGGATTTCCACCACAGGGCAG TTTCAATGCCACTTCGTTCTCATCTTCCTGGCAGCCTCCAAGGGGGAAACCAGATACCTAGAG GTGAGGGACGCTGGTGAAGATGAGCCCTTCCTACTCCTCAGTGAAGACATGAAGCGAGAGCTGACTGCAGGGCAGATCTACCGGCGGTCACTCC GGTGCATTGACATGCTGAGTATAGAGGGGCAGTTCACCTTCACTGCAGAGCAACCGCAGCTGCACTGTGCGACTTTCTTCATCGGGGAGCCCGAGGAACTCATCACAATAGACTACGACTTTGTAAACATTGACTGCCAACGGGGCGATTTCCTGAAG GTATTTGATGGCTGGATACTAAAAGGAGAGAAATTTCCCAGTTCCTTGGACCATCCCCTCACCACTTCCCAAAGATATGTAGACTTTTGTGAAAGTGGCAATATTCAGAGGAGCATCAGGTCATCGCAGAATGTGGCAATGATCATCTTCAGGATTCATCAGCCAGGCAATGGATTTACCATCACAGTCAAGAAGAATGCCAACCTCTTCC CTTGCAATGTCATCTCTCAGACTCCCTCGGGAAGGTTTACCATGGTCATTCCTCATCAGAATAGAAACTGCAGCTTCTCCATAATCTACCCAGTGGTGATAAAAATATCTGATCTTATTCTGGGACATTTAAATGGCCTCTTTTTAAAG AAACCATCAGCAGGCTGTGCAGGAGTTGGAGACTTTGTAGAGCTGCTAGGAGGAACTGGTTTGGACCCATCCAAAATGTTTCCACTAGCTGATCTCTGTCACTCCTTTCATGGGTCTG CCCAAATGAAGATTGGCTGTGACAATACCGTGCTGCGAATGGTCTCCAGTGGCAAACACATCAACCGTGTGACATTTGAGTATCATCAACTTGATTtgcaggaaacagaaaacagaaaggagaacAGTATTGAGGAATTCTGCTTTCCTAGTATCTGA
- the CRHBP gene encoding corticotropin-releasing factor-binding protein isoform X3 — MGYPISTGTKCLPSQQLYKKSLSKTPQWLLPTGTDWEKLGCRERERSTRGGISMPSAFQFQCHFVLIFLAASKGETRYLEVRDAGEDEPFLLLSEDMKRELTAGQIYRRSLRCIDMLSIEGQFTFTAEQPQLHCATFFIGEPEELITIDYDFVNIDCQRGDFLKVFDGWILKGEKFPSSLDHPLTTSQRYVDFCESGNIQRSIRSSQNVAMIIFRIHQPGNGFTITVKKNANLFPCNVISQTPSGRFTMVIPHQNRNCSFSIIYPVVIKISDLILGHLNGLFLKKPSAGCAGVGDFVELLGGTGLDPSKMFPLADLCHSFHGSAQMKIGCDNTVLRMVSSGKHINRVTFEYHQLDLQETENRKENSIEEFCFPSI, encoded by the exons ATGGGTTACCCTATCAGTACAGGGACCAAGTGCCTCCCCTCCCAACAGCTCTATAAAAAGAGTCTCTCCAAGACACCCCAGTGGCTCCTGCCTACCGGCACAGACTGGGAGAAACTTggctgcagggagagagagaggtcCACTAGAGGAGGTATCAGCATGCCGTCTGCTTTCCAGTTTCAATGCCACTTCGTTCTCATCTTCCTGGCAGCCTCCAAGGGGGAAACCAGATACCTAGAG GTGAGGGACGCTGGTGAAGATGAGCCCTTCCTACTCCTCAGTGAAGACATGAAGCGAGAGCTGACTGCAGGGCAGATCTACCGGCGGTCACTCC GGTGCATTGACATGCTGAGTATAGAGGGGCAGTTCACCTTCACTGCAGAGCAACCGCAGCTGCACTGTGCGACTTTCTTCATCGGGGAGCCCGAGGAACTCATCACAATAGACTACGACTTTGTAAACATTGACTGCCAACGGGGCGATTTCCTGAAG GTATTTGATGGCTGGATACTAAAAGGAGAGAAATTTCCCAGTTCCTTGGACCATCCCCTCACCACTTCCCAAAGATATGTAGACTTTTGTGAAAGTGGCAATATTCAGAGGAGCATCAGGTCATCGCAGAATGTGGCAATGATCATCTTCAGGATTCATCAGCCAGGCAATGGATTTACCATCACAGTCAAGAAGAATGCCAACCTCTTCC CTTGCAATGTCATCTCTCAGACTCCCTCGGGAAGGTTTACCATGGTCATTCCTCATCAGAATAGAAACTGCAGCTTCTCCATAATCTACCCAGTGGTGATAAAAATATCTGATCTTATTCTGGGACATTTAAATGGCCTCTTTTTAAAG AAACCATCAGCAGGCTGTGCAGGAGTTGGAGACTTTGTAGAGCTGCTAGGAGGAACTGGTTTGGACCCATCCAAAATGTTTCCACTAGCTGATCTCTGTCACTCCTTTCATGGGTCTG CCCAAATGAAGATTGGCTGTGACAATACCGTGCTGCGAATGGTCTCCAGTGGCAAACACATCAACCGTGTGACATTTGAGTATCATCAACTTGATTtgcaggaaacagaaaacagaaaggagaacAGTATTGAGGAATTCTGCTTTCCTAGTATCTGA